In a single window of the Microbacterium sp. SL75 genome:
- a CDS encoding WcbI family polysaccharide biosynthesis putative acetyltransferase has protein sequence MQRGGWDDDDTDGYVHIMGAERAGATSLADHGDAVIARRVHYAEFFGDAPAPDGYGVVVGNCQAESLRLVIASEQLPAVRIPAVHELDAAEASRLHALLAGASFLVSQPIRDDYRGLPLGTAQLRASLPSGARVVLVPAVRFAGLHPFQAVLRLPAFPEDPPLVAYHDVRTVAEAGGLSVPAHLPASAVRALADASVAELRRREALGLDVAASDLFSPVVEDLARTVNHPGNALFLPLGERIVEALGSPGRVVDPGRPILASVRAPLESWVVDAWNLDAAPRPEWIVAGETVSADAVRRAHLAYYAKRPALLAAVVDRMAPLLRIWSAAA, from the coding sequence ATGCAACGGGGCGGTTGGGACGACGACGACACCGACGGATACGTTCACATCATGGGTGCGGAGAGGGCAGGCGCGACAAGCCTTGCGGACCACGGCGACGCGGTGATAGCGCGTCGTGTCCACTACGCCGAGTTCTTCGGCGACGCACCCGCCCCCGACGGCTACGGCGTCGTCGTCGGCAACTGCCAGGCCGAGTCCCTGCGGCTCGTCATCGCCTCCGAACAGCTGCCGGCCGTGCGGATCCCCGCCGTGCACGAGCTCGACGCCGCCGAAGCGTCCCGTCTGCACGCTCTGCTCGCGGGGGCGTCCTTCCTCGTGTCGCAGCCCATCCGTGACGACTACCGCGGCCTCCCGCTCGGCACCGCGCAGTTGCGGGCTTCGCTTCCTTCCGGCGCCCGCGTGGTGCTCGTTCCCGCTGTTCGCTTCGCGGGTCTGCACCCGTTCCAGGCGGTGCTCCGACTCCCCGCGTTCCCCGAGGACCCGCCCCTGGTGGCCTATCACGACGTCCGCACGGTTGCCGAAGCGGGTGGGCTGAGCGTGCCCGCGCACCTTCCCGCCTCGGCGGTTCGCGCTCTGGCCGACGCCTCCGTTGCGGAACTGCGTCGCCGCGAGGCCCTCGGCCTTGACGTCGCGGCATCCGACCTCTTCTCTCCCGTCGTCGAAGACCTCGCGCGCACGGTCAATCACCCCGGCAACGCCCTCTTCCTACCCCTGGGGGAGCGCATCGTCGAGGCACTGGGCTCGCCCGGACGCGTCGTCGACCCGGGGCGGCCGATCCTCGCTTCGGTGCGCGCGCCCCTCGAATCGTGGGTCGTCGACGCGTGGAACCTCGACGCCGCACCTCGCCCCGAATGGATCGTGGCCGGCGAGACCGTCTCGGCCGACGCCGTGCGCCGCGCCCACCTCGCCTATTACGCGAAACGTCCCGCCCTTCTCGCAGCCGTCGTCGACCGTATGGCCCCGCTGCTGCGCATCTGGAGCGCCGCCGCATGA
- a CDS encoding family 43 glycosylhydrolase, producing MTFTLPDHWVWDFWLAHDGDTHHMMFLQAPMSLGDPDLRHRNASVGYATSDDLRSWTVHGTVLEPSGGQAPDATATWTGSIVRTDADWRMFYTGSRFLREGEITNVETVLAAASDDLAAWTKDPAVVVSADPRWYETLAHGTWHEEAWRDPWVFADPDGDGWHMLVTARAREGVSRDRGVIGHAWSADLRRWEVRPPLSAPGAGFAHLEVPQVVHVEGRWVLLFSCDSAHLAGAREGQVGGIWAVALDDPRGPYPVERATLVTDESLYSGRIAQDAEGRSVMLAFENTSSDGVFVGTLSDPVAVRWNDDRLETEGALR from the coding sequence ATGACGTTCACGCTGCCCGACCACTGGGTCTGGGACTTCTGGCTCGCCCACGACGGCGACACCCACCACATGATGTTCCTCCAGGCGCCCATGAGCCTCGGCGACCCGGATCTGCGCCATCGCAACGCCAGTGTCGGCTACGCCACCTCCGACGACCTGCGCTCGTGGACCGTCCACGGGACGGTGCTGGAGCCGTCGGGCGGTCAGGCCCCCGACGCCACGGCCACCTGGACGGGCAGCATCGTGCGGACGGATGCCGACTGGCGCATGTTCTACACCGGATCGCGGTTTCTCCGCGAGGGCGAGATCACGAACGTCGAGACGGTGCTGGCCGCCGCCTCGGACGACCTCGCCGCATGGACGAAGGACCCGGCTGTGGTCGTCTCCGCCGACCCCCGGTGGTACGAGACGCTCGCGCACGGAACCTGGCACGAAGAAGCCTGGCGCGATCCGTGGGTGTTCGCCGATCCGGACGGGGACGGCTGGCACATGCTCGTCACCGCTCGTGCGCGGGAGGGTGTCTCGCGCGACCGCGGGGTGATCGGTCACGCCTGGTCGGCCGATCTGCGCCGTTGGGAGGTGCGGCCTCCGCTCAGTGCCCCGGGCGCGGGATTCGCCCACCTCGAGGTGCCGCAGGTCGTGCACGTCGAGGGACGGTGGGTCCTGCTGTTCTCGTGCGACTCCGCGCATCTCGCCGGAGCGAGAGAAGGGCAGGTCGGCGGGATCTGGGCCGTCGCCCTCGACGATCCGCGGGGGCCGTATCCGGTGGAGCGCGCCACCCTCGTGACCGACGAGAGCCTGTACAGCGGTCGCATCGCGCAGGACGCCGAGGGTCGCTCCGTCATGCTTGCTTTTGAGAACACGAGCTCCGACGGGGTCTTCGTCGGAACGCTCTCCGATCCCGTGGCGGTGCGATGGAACGACGACCGCCTCGAGACCGAGGGAGCGCTCCGGTGA
- a CDS encoding carbohydrate ABC transporter permease encodes MTDRAVAVAAAPRPDGAPPATTTAPPRRAAARAVARRAARTGWLLLVPALGFYVAFVVWPLLQGVQYSFYDWNGIGVARWVGFGNYLTVFTDPDLLGAIRNAFILIAFFTVIPVSLGLVLATLIRGIRYKGFAAAAQTVLFLPQIIPLAAAGIAWSWMYAQTGAINQILGGVGLGWITRPWLADYGTALPAVGLIGSWVLTGLCTVLLLTGLGKIDVSLYEAIRLDGAGWWREFFTITLPGLRQEIAVLVTVTVIAALSSFDIIYTSTQGGPGRATLVPGLSIFRIGFTQSDVGLASAFGIVLMALVLVVVLPIQRLSRASDS; translated from the coding sequence ATGACCGATCGTGCGGTCGCCGTCGCGGCGGCCCCTCGACCCGACGGCGCCCCTCCGGCGACGACGACCGCACCTCCTCGTCGGGCTGCCGCACGCGCGGTGGCCCGACGGGCGGCCCGCACCGGATGGCTGCTGCTCGTGCCGGCGCTGGGGTTCTACGTCGCGTTCGTGGTCTGGCCGCTCCTCCAAGGCGTGCAGTACTCGTTCTACGACTGGAACGGTATCGGCGTCGCCCGATGGGTGGGCTTCGGCAACTACCTCACCGTCTTCACCGACCCCGACCTCCTCGGCGCCATCCGCAACGCCTTCATCCTGATCGCGTTCTTCACCGTGATTCCCGTGAGCCTGGGACTCGTCCTGGCCACGCTCATCCGCGGCATCCGATACAAGGGATTCGCGGCGGCCGCGCAGACCGTCCTCTTCCTCCCGCAGATCATCCCGCTGGCCGCGGCGGGTATCGCCTGGTCGTGGATGTACGCCCAGACCGGTGCGATCAACCAGATCCTCGGAGGGGTCGGCCTCGGCTGGATCACGCGGCCGTGGCTCGCCGACTACGGCACCGCCCTCCCCGCGGTGGGACTCATCGGTTCGTGGGTGCTGACGGGCCTGTGCACCGTGCTCCTGCTGACCGGCCTCGGCAAGATCGACGTGTCGCTGTACGAGGCGATCCGTCTCGACGGCGCCGGATGGTGGCGCGAGTTCTTCACCATCACCCTGCCCGGGTTGCGTCAAGAGATCGCGGTGCTCGTCACCGTCACCGTCATCGCCGCGCTGTCGAGCTTCGACATCATCTACACCTCGACCCAGGGCGGTCCGGGACGGGCGACCCTCGTTCCCGGCCTGTCGATCTTCCGCATCGGTTTCACACAGAGTGACGTGGGCCTGGCCTCCGCCTTTGGCATCGTGCTCATGGCGCTCGTGCTCGTCGTGGTCCTTCCCATCCAACGCCTCTCGAGAGCGAGCGACTCGTGA
- a CDS encoding glycosyltransferase, producing MIRGQRPLRVLVVAPSRYPLRQPHAGGLEATVWDRVRWLRSRGHQVTLCAAEGSDFLDDVPEFRLPAPEWTRPEHSSDTEYPRGYAEAVDAAFDAARDRLIADRHHFDVVDNHSLHPAPIRWSVEADIPVVTTLHTPPLEALLEAAAEVSEASHRFVAVSQATARAWSVEGVDAFVFPNGVDTDQWIRGAGGPSWVWSGRVVPEKAPHLAIEAAREADAHIVLAGRIGDVDYFEQEIVPRLGVHARYVGPLHQADLCRLVGSSAVALVTPMWEEPFGLVIAEALATGTPVAAFDIGGVSEVLAGMPGSATVMPGDIVALGKAAAHLAAEGVREPLTRVWTRQAAVRQHSLAHRHREVERVLTHVAQPAAARRVPAVSW from the coding sequence GTGATCCGCGGGCAGCGGCCGCTGCGCGTGCTGGTCGTCGCGCCGTCGCGCTACCCGCTTCGACAACCACACGCGGGCGGCCTCGAGGCCACCGTCTGGGATCGGGTGCGCTGGCTCCGTTCCCGCGGACACCAGGTCACCCTGTGCGCGGCGGAGGGTTCCGACTTCCTCGACGACGTGCCCGAGTTCCGCCTTCCCGCGCCGGAGTGGACGCGGCCGGAGCACTCCTCCGACACCGAGTACCCGCGGGGATACGCCGAAGCCGTCGACGCGGCCTTCGACGCCGCCCGGGACCGGCTGATCGCCGACCGCCATCACTTCGACGTCGTCGACAACCACAGCCTGCACCCGGCTCCCATCCGCTGGAGCGTCGAGGCCGACATCCCCGTCGTCACGACCCTGCACACGCCTCCGCTGGAGGCCCTGCTCGAGGCGGCAGCCGAGGTGTCCGAGGCCTCCCATCGGTTCGTCGCCGTGAGCCAGGCCACCGCGCGCGCCTGGTCGGTCGAGGGCGTCGACGCATTCGTCTTCCCCAACGGTGTCGACACCGATCAGTGGATCCGCGGTGCGGGCGGACCCTCGTGGGTCTGGTCGGGGCGCGTCGTCCCCGAGAAGGCCCCCCACCTGGCGATCGAGGCGGCGCGCGAGGCCGATGCGCACATCGTGCTGGCCGGGCGGATCGGCGATGTGGACTATTTCGAGCAGGAGATCGTCCCCCGTCTCGGCGTGCACGCGCGATACGTCGGCCCGCTTCACCAGGCCGATCTCTGCCGCCTGGTCGGGTCTTCGGCGGTCGCTCTCGTGACGCCGATGTGGGAGGAGCCGTTCGGGCTCGTGATCGCCGAGGCCCTCGCGACCGGGACTCCCGTCGCGGCCTTCGACATCGGCGGCGTCTCCGAGGTGCTCGCGGGCATGCCGGGTTCGGCGACGGTCATGCCCGGCGACATCGTCGCCCTCGGGAAGGCCGCCGCCCACCTCGCCGCTGAGGGCGTTCGCGAGCCGCTCACGCGCGTGTGGACACGCCAAGCCGCGGTACGTCAGCATTCCCTCGCTCACCGGCACCGCGAGGTCGAGCGCGTGCTCACCCACGTCGCGCAGCCCGCCGCCGCGCGCAGGGTGCCGGCGGTGTCGTGGTGA
- a CDS encoding ABC transporter substrate-binding protein yields MNTRFPRRRRGVSLALLTIAGLTGAALTGCAPGSAAPAAQNDVQVSTELTSDPVQLTIADETGFPVTDKLTEEFTKQHPNVTFTINRDTFQNLTANAPKLLASATPPDLIRLPTLGDTVRDGLVANLDPYFDAYGWSAWPASQLAPLRMNDDGVRGSGSLYQLGLGYSITGIYMNTTLAAQVGIDSPPQTLAELEADMAKAKAAGILPIMAGDKDGVVNFVVQAAMNQYVDKDKFLSWMFNEPGARYDESGNVEGAELVRKWADAGYFPSDINAIDYFTFTSRFSGGEGLFTFNGNWEAANYQKALGSNVEFFLVPPAEAGADHVAMGAANSFSVAAKSPHINEIVYFLNWVHTDPTARQIIVDVTGASPGGDPAQDLPTVESGSLIENALKMSAQIGAENGQVDFMANTTAGIYAGSIIPESQLLVTSQITGQDFVDRVQKFYESEVGK; encoded by the coding sequence ATGAACACCCGTTTCCCGCGCCGTCGCCGAGGGGTATCCCTGGCGCTGCTGACCATCGCGGGCCTCACCGGCGCCGCGCTCACCGGTTGTGCTCCCGGAAGCGCCGCCCCCGCCGCGCAGAACGACGTCCAGGTGAGCACCGAGCTGACGAGCGACCCCGTCCAGCTCACGATCGCCGATGAGACGGGCTTCCCGGTCACCGACAAGCTGACCGAGGAGTTCACCAAGCAGCACCCGAACGTGACCTTCACGATCAACCGCGACACGTTCCAGAACCTCACCGCGAACGCCCCGAAGCTCCTCGCCAGTGCGACGCCGCCCGACCTCATCCGCCTCCCCACGCTCGGCGACACGGTCCGCGACGGTCTGGTCGCGAACCTCGACCCCTATTTCGACGCGTACGGATGGAGCGCGTGGCCCGCGTCTCAGCTCGCTCCCCTCCGGATGAACGACGACGGCGTGCGCGGTTCCGGCTCGCTGTACCAGCTCGGCCTCGGCTACAGCATCACCGGGATCTACATGAACACCACCTTGGCCGCGCAGGTGGGCATCGACTCTCCGCCGCAGACACTGGCCGAGCTCGAGGCCGACATGGCGAAGGCGAAGGCCGCCGGCATCCTGCCGATCATGGCGGGCGACAAGGACGGCGTCGTCAACTTCGTCGTGCAGGCCGCGATGAACCAGTACGTCGACAAGGACAAATTCCTGTCGTGGATGTTCAACGAACCGGGAGCGCGCTACGACGAGTCCGGAAACGTCGAGGGTGCCGAGCTGGTGCGCAAGTGGGCGGACGCCGGATACTTCCCCTCCGACATCAACGCGATCGACTACTTCACCTTCACGAGCCGGTTCTCCGGCGGAGAGGGCCTCTTCACCTTCAACGGCAACTGGGAGGCCGCGAACTATCAGAAGGCACTCGGCTCGAACGTCGAGTTCTTCTTGGTGCCGCCCGCAGAGGCGGGAGCCGACCACGTCGCGATGGGGGCGGCGAACTCGTTCTCGGTCGCGGCGAAGTCGCCGCACATCAACGAGATCGTCTATTTCCTCAACTGGGTGCACACCGACCCCACGGCCCGACAGATCATCGTCGATGTCACGGGGGCGTCGCCCGGTGGCGACCCGGCGCAGGACCTGCCCACGGTGGAGTCCGGCTCGCTGATCGAGAACGCCCTGAAGATGTCCGCGCAGATCGGCGCCGAGAACGGGCAGGTCGACTTCATGGCCAACACCACCGCGGGAATCTACGCCGGCTCGATCATCCCCGAGTCGCAGCTGCTGGTGACCAGTCAGATCACCGGTCAGGACTTCGTCGACCGCGTGCAGAAGTTCTACGAGAGCGAGGTCGGCAAGTAA
- a CDS encoding carbohydrate ABC transporter permease, whose product MIASRTERLLGILLLSVAAIVTLLPLISMLSAALQPADRNPTGLTWPTDPQWGNFATAFETGHVWQLMGSSLLIVLGVVPVSLVAATLAGFALGSLQVRFGRGILVFFVLGLTIPFEALIIPLYYQAQSLGTVNTPWAVIFPLIGLYMPFGVFWMRAHFINVPRELSEAARVDGASIWREFRSIQLPLAAPALSALAILLFIWTWNQFLLPVVLIADPLQRTVAGALTFFQGQYSLSIPLLNAGALIIITPAVLLFLVFQRQFIRALVQGAVKG is encoded by the coding sequence GTGATCGCCAGCCGCACCGAGCGCCTGCTCGGCATCCTCCTCCTCAGCGTCGCCGCGATCGTGACGCTCCTGCCGCTGATCAGCATGCTGTCGGCCGCCCTGCAGCCGGCCGACCGCAACCCGACGGGGCTGACCTGGCCGACCGATCCGCAGTGGGGGAACTTCGCCACGGCCTTCGAGACGGGTCACGTCTGGCAGCTCATGGGTTCCAGCCTGCTGATCGTCCTCGGAGTCGTGCCGGTGAGTCTGGTGGCCGCGACCCTCGCCGGATTCGCGCTGGGATCCCTTCAGGTGCGCTTCGGTCGCGGCATCCTGGTGTTCTTCGTTCTCGGGCTCACCATCCCGTTCGAGGCCCTGATCATCCCGCTGTACTACCAAGCGCAGTCGTTGGGCACCGTGAACACCCCGTGGGCGGTGATCTTCCCCCTGATCGGGCTCTACATGCCCTTTGGCGTCTTCTGGATGCGCGCCCACTTCATCAACGTGCCGCGCGAGCTCTCCGAGGCGGCGCGGGTGGACGGCGCGTCGATCTGGCGCGAGTTCCGCAGCATCCAGCTGCCGTTGGCGGCCCCCGCTCTGTCGGCCCTGGCGATCCTGCTGTTCATCTGGACGTGGAACCAGTTCCTGCTTCCCGTCGTCCTCATCGCCGACCCACTGCAGCGGACGGTTGCGGGCGCCCTGACCTTCTTCCAGGGCCAGTACTCGCTGAGCATCCCGCTGCTGAATGCGGGGGCCCTGATCATCATCACTCCCGCCGTCCTGCTGTTCCTCGTCTTCCAGCGCCAGTTCATCCGCGCCCTCGTCCAGGGCGCGGTCAAGGGCTGA
- a CDS encoding glycosyltransferase, whose amino-acid sequence MPGDAVRAPSRTQSRGGEKIVVTPIRVAAVPSAHPYVAAIADPHHVRVLADPPPPGAPAGQWWPPQVLLPAWLEANVEDFDLVHVHFGIESYSPAELEDTVATLRRLGRPLVYTVHDLENPQLSAQDEHRASLAVLAAAADELITLTDTAGAEVHTIAHRATTVIPHPTLLGDDPRPTGSAHDTTRVGVHLRDLRPNIDGVGTTATLVRAISDLRAQGARVEAVVRVNERVRDEEAAASIDLLAAGTEGVRVERGPRLDDDALARWLADLDACVLPYRHGTQSGWAELCYDLAVPVIGTRIGHVAAQHPDDFHTFDVGEPVSLARAILDATHEVWSTPGSARREGEVLRRRSERSAELEDVRSAHLAVYRRVLAAEVAA is encoded by the coding sequence GTGCCTGGCGATGCGGTACGCGCACCGTCACGCACGCAATCACGAGGAGGAGAGAAGATCGTCGTCACCCCCATTCGAGTCGCCGCCGTTCCCTCGGCCCATCCCTACGTCGCCGCCATCGCGGATCCGCACCACGTTCGCGTGCTGGCCGACCCGCCGCCGCCGGGAGCTCCGGCCGGCCAGTGGTGGCCCCCGCAGGTCCTGCTGCCGGCGTGGCTCGAGGCGAACGTCGAAGATTTCGACCTGGTCCACGTGCATTTCGGGATCGAGTCGTACAGCCCCGCGGAACTCGAGGACACGGTCGCGACCCTGCGCCGCCTCGGTCGGCCATTGGTCTACACGGTGCACGATCTGGAGAACCCCCAGCTGAGCGCGCAGGACGAGCACCGCGCTTCGCTCGCCGTGCTCGCCGCCGCAGCGGACGAGCTCATCACCCTCACCGACACCGCCGGGGCCGAGGTGCACACGATCGCGCACCGCGCCACGACCGTGATCCCGCATCCGACCCTCCTCGGAGACGATCCGCGTCCGACCGGATCGGCCCACGACACCACCCGTGTGGGCGTTCACCTGCGCGACCTCCGCCCCAACATCGACGGCGTCGGAACCACCGCCACGCTCGTGCGGGCCATTTCCGACCTGCGCGCTCAGGGAGCGCGCGTCGAGGCCGTCGTGCGGGTGAACGAGCGGGTACGCGACGAGGAGGCCGCGGCATCCATCGATCTGCTGGCCGCGGGGACCGAGGGCGTCCGCGTCGAGCGCGGGCCCCGTCTCGACGACGACGCGCTCGCCCGCTGGCTCGCCGACCTCGACGCGTGCGTGCTGCCCTACCGACACGGCACGCAGTCGGGATGGGCCGAGCTCTGCTACGACCTGGCCGTCCCAGTGATCGGTACGCGCATCGGACACGTCGCGGCTCAGCATCCGGACGATTTCCACACCTTCGACGTGGGTGAGCCCGTGTCCCTCGCGCGAGCGATCCTCGACGCCACGCACGAGGTGTGGTCCACGCCCGGTTCCGCTCGACGCGAGGGCGAAGTCCTGCGCCGACGCAGCGAGCGCTCCGCGGAGCTCGAGGACGTGCGATCAGCGCACCTCGCCGTCTATCGCCGCGTGCTCGCCGCCGAGGTGGCCGCGTGA
- a CDS encoding glycosyltransferase family 2 protein produces the protein MKTAVLTVASRSRREHLDRQRRVLAEVADDIVRVEVWLDETPPTDVPDAGTLTLHVPPGSTGLRVGEGRNRAAAAAIEAGAELLVFLDVDCLPGADLLSAYRTAASSNPDAVLSGAVTYLVSVQRPETASDLPFLTRPHRARPALPAGATRRATPEEYDLFWSLSFAVTPATWKRIGGFHPGYEGYGAEDTDLAWTARAADIEMLWVGGADAYHQWHPVSSPPWQHLDDILRNGATFHERWGVWPMGGWLEAFAAAGAIERREDGWARVR, from the coding sequence GTGAAGACCGCCGTCCTCACGGTCGCCTCGCGATCCCGGCGGGAGCACCTGGACCGCCAACGACGCGTGCTCGCCGAGGTCGCCGACGACATCGTGCGCGTCGAGGTCTGGCTCGATGAGACACCGCCGACCGACGTCCCGGATGCCGGCACCCTCACGCTGCACGTTCCACCGGGGTCGACGGGGCTCCGCGTCGGCGAAGGTCGCAACCGTGCCGCCGCGGCGGCCATCGAGGCAGGGGCCGAGCTGCTCGTCTTCCTCGACGTGGACTGCCTGCCCGGCGCCGACCTGCTTTCCGCATACCGGACCGCGGCCTCGAGCAACCCCGACGCCGTCCTCTCGGGAGCGGTCACGTACCTGGTGAGCGTGCAGCGGCCGGAAACGGCATCCGATCTGCCCTTCCTCACCCGTCCCCACCGGGCCCGGCCCGCCCTGCCCGCCGGTGCGACCCGCCGAGCGACCCCGGAGGAGTACGACCTGTTCTGGTCGCTGTCCTTCGCCGTCACCCCCGCGACGTGGAAGCGCATCGGGGGGTTTCACCCGGGCTACGAGGGGTACGGCGCGGAAGACACCGACCTCGCCTGGACGGCGCGAGCGGCCGACATCGAGATGCTCTGGGTGGGCGGCGCGGACGCGTACCACCAGTGGCATCCGGTGTCTTCTCCCCCGTGGCAGCATCTCGACGACATCCTGCGCAACGGCGCCACCTTCCACGAACGGTGGGGCGTGTGGCCGATGGGCGGGTGGCTCGAGGCGTTCGCAGCGGCCGGGGCCATCGAGCGACGCGAGGACGGGTGGGCGCGGGTGCGCTGA
- a CDS encoding serine hydrolase domain-containing protein, giving the protein MTAVEGTVAPGFEAVADAFAAAFEGLPEMGGALAVRVEGRSVLDLWGGVADSRDGRRWQRETPSVVFSCTKGLMAILAARLVASGRLDLDEPLSALWPEFGARGKDRVSVGDALAHRAGVSAPREDVSRAQLLDFDAMAALLARQQPLWQPGEGWAYHALTHGWISGEIVRRAGATEPGAAFAEMAAAVGGGAWLGMPPEVAASVAHLRVGPTLAAHVARQREGREPATTDWLERAMTLGGALPETLVTDDDGFNADDVRAAVIPGAGAIATARAVAAMWSATVAVTEGVRILDDETLRVVTRERTAGPPVFAAPAPWPRWAAGFQLDSEARRYLGPTSFGHDGAGGQVAFADLDSRIGFAFVTNWMEADDPRATRIVDALREVVR; this is encoded by the coding sequence GTGACGGCTGTGGAGGGCACCGTCGCCCCCGGGTTCGAGGCCGTCGCCGACGCGTTCGCCGCCGCCTTCGAGGGGCTGCCCGAGATGGGCGGCGCTCTCGCTGTGCGCGTGGAGGGTCGCAGCGTCCTCGACCTGTGGGGCGGCGTGGCCGACAGTCGCGACGGTAGACGATGGCAGCGCGAGACGCCGTCCGTGGTGTTCTCCTGCACCAAGGGCCTCATGGCGATCCTGGCGGCGCGGCTGGTCGCGTCGGGCCGTCTCGACCTCGATGAGCCTCTCAGTGCGCTCTGGCCCGAGTTCGGTGCGCGCGGGAAGGACCGGGTGAGCGTCGGTGACGCCCTCGCCCACCGCGCCGGAGTGTCGGCTCCCAGAGAGGACGTCTCGCGCGCGCAGCTCCTCGACTTCGACGCGATGGCGGCTCTGCTCGCGCGACAGCAACCCTTGTGGCAACCGGGCGAGGGATGGGCCTATCACGCGCTCACCCACGGCTGGATCTCCGGAGAGATCGTTCGTCGCGCCGGCGCGACGGAACCGGGAGCGGCCTTCGCCGAGATGGCGGCGGCCGTGGGCGGGGGCGCATGGCTCGGGATGCCGCCCGAGGTCGCGGCATCCGTCGCGCACCTGCGCGTCGGGCCCACGCTGGCCGCTCATGTGGCCCGGCAGCGGGAGGGGCGGGAACCCGCGACCACCGACTGGCTCGAGCGGGCGATGACCCTCGGCGGCGCGCTCCCCGAGACGCTGGTCACCGATGACGACGGCTTCAATGCCGACGACGTCCGCGCCGCGGTCATCCCCGGCGCCGGCGCCATCGCCACCGCTCGTGCCGTCGCGGCGATGTGGTCCGCCACCGTCGCCGTCACCGAGGGCGTCCGCATCCTGGACGACGAGACCCTTCGGGTGGTGACGCGGGAACGGACCGCCGGTCCGCCGGTCTTCGCCGCTCCTGCGCCGTGGCCGCGGTGGGCGGCCGGCTTCCAGCTCGACTCCGAGGCCCGCCGTTACCTGGGCCCCACGAGCTTCGGGCACGATGGAGCCGGTGGTCAGGTGGCGTTCGCCGACCTCGACTCCCGGATCGGATTCGCCTTCGTGACCAACTGGATGGAGGCCGACGATCCCCGCGCGACGCGCATCGTCGACGCGCTCCGCGAGGTCGTGCGCTGA
- a CDS encoding glycosyltransferase — MSSKISIPDATLPVLLVHPGPHGVAVYARQIAAEVVAAEPHARITTVDALAALPEGTPVHAHVTDRLWGASPEEATHALTGLAARHPLTVTLHDVPQESDGERNRPRRRAFYRAVTEASRGVVVNSAHERELLREEGVFDGPVAVVPLPVDSVAVPLATPEVDDSVGVLGYFYPGKGHDEALEAAATAGLTRLTVLGRASDGHAGDLDAFARRAGARGVSVEVTGWLDDAEMADRVRRIAVPVIAHRHVSASGSLASWIGWGRRPLAVRNRYNDEMAALRPGTVTLVEPDALAAAISAARDDEPSTWHGQHPVPFERADAARAYLRWWSEVTS; from the coding sequence ATGAGTTCGAAGATCTCGATCCCGGATGCCACCCTCCCGGTGCTCCTCGTCCATCCCGGCCCGCACGGTGTCGCGGTCTACGCCCGGCAGATCGCGGCCGAAGTCGTGGCGGCGGAGCCGCACGCGCGGATCACGACCGTCGATGCTCTCGCCGCCCTCCCCGAGGGGACGCCGGTTCACGCTCACGTCACCGACCGCCTGTGGGGAGCATCGCCCGAGGAGGCGACGCACGCGCTCACGGGCCTCGCCGCCCGGCATCCGCTCACCGTGACGCTGCACGACGTGCCGCAGGAATCCGACGGCGAACGCAACCGCCCGCGGCGCCGAGCCTTCTATCGCGCCGTGACCGAGGCGTCGCGCGGGGTCGTCGTCAACAGCGCCCATGAGCGCGAACTGCTGCGCGAAGAGGGCGTCTTCGACGGCCCGGTCGCCGTCGTGCCTCTCCCGGTCGATTCCGTGGCCGTGCCGCTCGCAACGCCGGAGGTCGACGACTCCGTCGGCGTCCTCGGATACTTCTACCCCGGCAAGGGCCATGACGAGGCGCTCGAAGCCGCTGCGACCGCGGGGCTGACGCGACTGACCGTGCTCGGACGGGCCTCCGACGGCCACGCGGGCGACCTCGACGCCTTCGCGCGACGCGCCGGCGCGCGGGGGGTGTCGGTGGAAGTGACCGGGTGGCTCGACGACGCCGAGATGGCCGACCGGGTGCGTCGCATCGCCGTCCCGGTGATCGCGCACCGTCATGTCTCGGCGTCGGGCTCTCTGGCCTCGTGGATCGGCTGGGGACGCCGTCCTCTCGCCGTCCGCAACCGCTACAACGACGAGATGGCCGCGCTCCGGCCCGGCACCGTGACCCTCGTCGAGCCGGACGCCCTCGCGGCGGCGATCTCAGCCGCCCGTGACGACGAACCCTCCACGTGGCACGGCCAGCACCCTGTGCCTTTCGAACGCGCTGACGCCGCCCGCGCGTACCTCCGCTGGTGGAGCGAGGTCACGTCATGA